A region from the Agrococcus sp. SL85 genome encodes:
- a CDS encoding YbhB/YbcL family Raf kinase inhibitor-like protein, producing the protein MGLNIADLAISAAEFGPGERIPAGLSYDGGNAEPTFTVTGAPEGAVELAVVVHDPDAPLPRGFTHWVRYGLPAHDGPIDPATGVTGPNTAGQEGWYGPQPPAGHGDHHYYAWVYALSREVTGNPTYETFLEQYADAILEQNRVVGVYST; encoded by the coding sequence ATGGGACTCAACATCGCCGACCTCGCGATCAGCGCGGCCGAGTTCGGGCCGGGGGAGCGCATCCCCGCGGGCCTCAGCTACGACGGCGGCAACGCCGAGCCCACCTTCACCGTGACGGGCGCGCCCGAGGGCGCCGTCGAGCTCGCGGTCGTCGTGCACGACCCGGATGCGCCGCTGCCGCGCGGCTTCACGCACTGGGTGCGCTACGGCCTGCCCGCGCACGACGGCCCGATCGATCCCGCCACGGGCGTCACGGGGCCGAACACGGCCGGCCAGGAGGGCTGGTACGGCCCGCAGCCGCCCGCCGGGCACGGCGACCACCACTACTACGCGTGGGTCTACGCCCTCTCGCGCGAGGTGACGGGCAACCCCACCTACGAGACCTTCCTCGAGCAGTACGCCGACGCGATCCTCGAGCAGAACCGCGTCGTGGGCGTCTACTCGACCTGA